A genomic window from Anthocerotibacter panamensis C109 includes:
- a CDS encoding glycosyltransferase, with protein MLEEIQSSSSETNGCRGWSQNLAPSNTISLCMIVRDEEELLSRCLKSVQGIVHEIIIVDTGSKDNTVQIAHSFGAKVFNYTWCNDFAAARNFSISHASSEWILVLDADEMLTPKSQKSIQKIIIDNDCIGLVCILEDHQDTDVFYATILRVFRNIEGIRYERSYHEELNISDTKCKIANDLVVYHDGYTRHRMKEKRKLERALGIMKKYLIENSNDYYIQCKLAFILRDVGQSEEALTHAKQALNNAMTFSPSTLIYHLEAYVACGTISAQLGKWEEAQTYLSNAINLNIQNIYKLQAIIPLTRIYIEKNDYDAALLIATTYLPYFPESYTLHLYLAWSLIHVPSPDFPRAINHINTAITITSRDFAAWNMLGHVHLKQENYREAAIALEKAILLSSDEIDNYFHAGWANFLIGNFANAKIIFLKGINVATEKPDIITLNKCQDCIAQIENLEKANSWSIFYEKGGQYPSFTGCFDRISAFLIDRNLHILEIGCGAGNLARTISDVSASYLGVDVSYKAIQQLKFWDLQGHQLEIQALLPFDDNSWQCVIASQILEYVDDDYLLVEEAYRILKSGGWLIVAVLAGAGIPNMPKPRRAYDSDSLECLLKTVASQDVLWMTYFEEIICTEELGILQIPMLLVFVKKVD; from the coding sequence ATGCTTGAAGAAATTCAAAGCTCTTCATCTGAGACCAATGGCTGTCGGGGATGGTCACAAAACTTGGCTCCTTCCAACACTATTAGTTTATGCATGATAGTCCGTGATGAAGAGGAATTGCTGTCGAGATGTTTAAAGAGTGTTCAAGGCATTGTTCATGAAATAATAATAGTTGATACAGGATCTAAAGACAACACAGTGCAAATTGCCCATTCTTTCGGGGCAAAAGTTTTTAATTACACTTGGTGTAATGATTTCGCTGCTGCCCGAAATTTCTCAATCTCTCATGCTTCTAGTGAATGGATTCTGGTACTTGATGCAGATGAAATGTTAACTCCAAAATCTCAAAAGTCGATTCAAAAAATAATTATAGACAATGATTGCATAGGTCTTGTATGTATCTTAGAGGATCATCAGGACACAGATGTATTTTATGCAACTATCCTTAGGGTATTTCGAAATATTGAAGGGATCCGCTATGAAAGATCCTATCATGAAGAACTTAATATTAGCGACACTAAATGCAAGATTGCCAATGATTTGGTTGTATACCACGATGGCTACACACGTCATCGCATGAAAGAAAAGCGAAAGCTAGAGAGAGCTTTAGGTATCATGAAAAAATATTTGATCGAAAACAGTAACGACTATTATATTCAGTGCAAGCTAGCATTTATCCTTCGTGATGTGGGTCAATCTGAAGAAGCTCTTACACATGCTAAACAAGCGCTTAACAATGCTATGACTTTCTCCCCTTCTACTCTCATATACCATCTTGAAGCATATGTAGCTTGTGGGACTATTAGCGCACAGCTTGGGAAATGGGAAGAAGCACAGACATACCTTAGTAATGCCATTAATTTAAATATTCAGAATATTTATAAACTGCAAGCAATTATACCTCTTACGCGGATTTACATTGAAAAAAATGATTATGATGCTGCACTTCTTATTGCTACCACTTATCTTCCATATTTTCCTGAAAGTTATACTCTGCACTTATATCTTGCTTGGTCTTTAATACATGTACCTTCCCCTGACTTTCCGAGAGCAATTAATCACATCAATACAGCAATAACTATTACCTCACGTGATTTTGCGGCTTGGAACATGCTAGGACATGTGCATTTAAAGCAAGAGAACTACAGAGAAGCAGCTATAGCTCTAGAAAAAGCTATTTTATTATCATCTGATGAAATTGATAACTATTTTCATGCAGGTTGGGCAAACTTTTTAATAGGAAACTTCGCCAATGCTAAAATCATCTTTTTGAAAGGAATAAACGTGGCAACTGAAAAACCAGATATTATTACTCTCAATAAATGTCAAGATTGCATTGCTCAAATTGAAAATTTAGAAAAAGCAAATAGCTGGAGTATTTTTTATGAAAAGGGTGGTCAATATCCATCTTTTACTGGCTGCTTTGATCGGATTTCGGCATTCCTTATTGATCGCAATCTCCATATACTAGAAATTGGTTGTGGAGCAGGAAACCTGGCTCGAACTATCTCTGATGTCTCCGCGAGCTATCTAGGAGTGGATGTCAGCTATAAAGCTATTCAGCAGCTAAAATTTTGGGATTTACAAGGGCATCAACTTGAGATACAAGCCTTATTACCTTTTGATGATAACTCTTGGCAGTGTGTGATCGCAAGCCAAATTTTAGAGTATGTAGATGATGATTATTTACTGGTAGAAGAAGCTTATCGCATTTTGAAGTCTGGCGGTTGGCTAATTGTTGCTGTTCTTGCTGGAGCAGGGATACCTAACATGCCTAAACCAAGGAGGGCATATGACAGTGATTCTCTTGAATGTCTATTAAAAACTGTTGCATCTCAGGATGTTCTTTGGATGACTTATTTTGAGGAGATTATTTGCACTGAAGAACTTGGAATTCTTCAGATTCCAATGCTATTAGTATTTGTGAAGAAAGTTGATTGA
- a CDS encoding glycosyltransferase encodes MTKGQEEKILQNACQGWRPELTSPGSISLCMIVRDEEALLPRCLESVQGIVDEIIIVDTGSTDRIVEIASSYGAKVFYYEWTDDFAAARNVSLSYAISGWILVLDADEALTQSFRSSVKEVLKNSNNFTAYMCTFEDHQGIDQGKFKESADICKKYIADFPMSFALNVLLGWLLHFLKEYEKFTEYITKATAINPTDPVAWTMSGRVYFGYQDYKAAISALEKAVSMSPQEAENYFYLGCALLEDNQFKRIKQAMQISIKLYLKNLNEVVRGSRQDRLRVIEGHLRDGWDYYYKINSDYPIFIGCFDQIASFLIDRSFVETEQHENLQVPVILTFAKKVFKPDEVTPETQAAIEVNH; translated from the coding sequence ATGACTAAAGGACAAGAGGAGAAGATTTTGCAAAATGCTTGTCAGGGTTGGAGGCCAGAATTAACTTCTCCAGGTAGTATTAGTCTTTGCATGATTGTGCGAGACGAAGAAGCGTTACTTCCTAGGTGCCTAGAGAGTGTCCAAGGGATAGTTGACGAAATAATCATAGTAGATACAGGCTCTACAGATAGGATAGTAGAAATTGCCTCTTCTTATGGGGCAAAAGTTTTTTATTATGAGTGGACTGACGATTTCGCCGCAGCTCGAAATGTTTCACTAAGCTATGCAATTTCTGGATGGATACTTGTTCTAGATGCAGATGAAGCTCTTACACAAAGTTTTCGTAGTTCAGTAAAGGAGGTTCTTAAAAACAGTAATAACTTTACTGCTTATATGTGTACCTTTGAAGACCATCAAGGTATTGATCAGGGCAAATTCAAAGAAAGTGCTGATATTTGCAAAAAATACATTGCTGATTTCCCAATGAGTTTTGCGCTCAATGTATTACTTGGGTGGCTACTCCATTTCTTAAAAGAATATGAAAAATTTACAGAGTATATAACTAAAGCGACGGCTATCAATCCTACGGATCCTGTGGCTTGGACAATGTCAGGGCGCGTTTACTTCGGGTATCAGGATTATAAGGCAGCTATTTCAGCCTTAGAAAAAGCTGTTTCTATGTCACCTCAAGAGGCTGAGAATTACTTTTATTTGGGATGTGCTCTTCTTGAAGATAATCAATTCAAGCGAATAAAGCAAGCCATGCAAATTAGCATAAAACTGTATCTGAAAAACCTAAATGAGGTTGTGCGGGGTAGTCGTCAAGATCGTCTTAGAGTAATTGAAGGGCATTTGCGAGATGGCTGGGATTACTATTACAAAATAAATTCTGATTATCCTATATTTATTGGCTGTTTTGATCAGATTGCTTCTTTTCTCATAGATCGAAGTTTTGTCGAAACAGAGCAGCATGAAAACCTTCAGGTTCCAGTTATATTAACCTTTGCAAAAAAAGTTTTCAAGCCTGACGAAGTTACACCTGAAACTCAAGCTGCAATAGAGGTAAATCATTGA
- a CDS encoding type IV pilin protein, whose translation MKAQKLAKSNQGFTLIELLVVVVIIGILAAVALPNLIGQTDKARSTEATSILSGVNTGQEAFFLENKTYTTIGAITVPPGFDASTATSRSLPNGLNLSTIGPATTFQQVLGVKTDEVGAVSRWDFATVGGTVWTAAADGILANNTANLAAYLVKGINGAFIDSDSTVN comes from the coding sequence ATGAAAGCTCAGAAACTAGCCAAGAGTAACCAAGGCTTTACGCTCATCGAACTGCTCGTAGTTGTTGTGATAATCGGCATTCTAGCTGCTGTCGCTCTACCTAATCTGATTGGTCAGACGGACAAAGCTCGCTCCACTGAGGCGACCTCTATTCTATCAGGAGTTAATACGGGGCAAGAAGCTTTTTTTCTAGAAAACAAAACCTATACGACAATAGGTGCTATCACCGTACCGCCTGGGTTTGATGCTTCAACGGCTACTAGCCGCTCCTTGCCTAATGGGTTAAATCTTAGCACTATTGGTCCAGCCACTACATTTCAACAAGTTTTAGGCGTTAAGACTGACGAAGTAGGTGCAGTTTCTCGTTGGGATTTTGCAACAGTGGGCGGCACCGTCTGGACAGCAGCAGCAGATGGAATCTTAGCCAATAACACAGCTAATTTAGCAGCGTACCTTGTCAAAGGGATCAATGGTGCTTTCATAGATTCAGATAGTACTGTAAATTGA
- a CDS encoding class I SAM-dependent methyltransferase, whose protein sequence is MSERAKHTKSPLNLDKVESYYHLVRHDVINPLFQLDIQAKRVLEIGCSAGATGKHLKEKMGIEHYVGIEMFEEAAQLARAVLDEVHIADIEKTSFSDLGFREEDFDLLVALDVLEHLYDPWEILVSMSLLVKSGGYVVLSIPNAQNISVIANLAHGQWKYESAGLLDVTHIRFFTLTEIQELVTGAGLEVAHININFNPSINISEVQENDNSFNFGKLTMSNLTKEEIFRLFAYQYIIIARKL, encoded by the coding sequence ATGTCTGAGCGAGCAAAACACACAAAAAGTCCTCTAAACTTGGATAAAGTTGAATCCTACTATCATCTCGTCCGACATGATGTCATAAATCCTCTTTTCCAACTTGATATTCAAGCTAAACGCGTTCTTGAGATCGGTTGCTCAGCAGGAGCTACAGGAAAACATCTTAAAGAAAAAATGGGGATAGAGCATTATGTCGGGATAGAGATGTTTGAGGAGGCTGCACAGTTGGCCCGAGCAGTACTCGATGAAGTTCATATAGCAGATATTGAAAAGACCTCATTTAGTGATTTAGGTTTTAGAGAAGAAGACTTTGATTTACTTGTTGCGCTTGACGTTCTAGAGCATTTATATGATCCTTGGGAAATATTGGTTTCAATGTCTCTACTTGTTAAATCAGGTGGATACGTTGTCCTCTCAATTCCAAATGCACAGAATATAAGCGTTATCGCTAATCTTGCTCATGGCCAGTGGAAGTATGAGAGTGCTGGCCTGCTTGATGTTACACATATCCGATTTTTCACTCTTACAGAGATTCAAGAACTTGTTACAGGCGCGGGACTTGAAGTTGCTCACATCAATATTAACTTCAACCCTTCAATAAATATATCTGAAGTGCAGGAAAATGATAACAGTTTTAACTTTGGAAAGCTAACGATGAGTAACCTTACTAAAGAAGAAATATTCCGGCTCTTTGCATATCAATATATTATCATCGCTCGCAAGCTATAA
- a CDS encoding CgeB family protein: MALLDVGKLLYYSFLSLEIPCTLQFNTFDSSSINVVLGYHLINDISFSLEYRYIIYQLEQLSDREGWFNLSSLGVMKNSIFVWDYSLDNILFLHSKGVKNTKLLPIGFHEKLETIVPSIPEVDVLFYGSTNHRRNSILHELSKDYNVVHIFGVYGEQRDAFIAKSRIIMNIHYYESQVMEQVRISYLLNNHCFVISEDSPNNPYLEGIISVPYEMLVDCCQYYIDQPEERYQIADEGYKFFQKLPMTSYLSKVL; the protein is encoded by the coding sequence ATGGCATTGCTTGACGTTGGCAAACTCCTTTACTATTCTTTCTTATCATTGGAAATTCCATGCACTTTACAATTCAATACTTTTGACTCCAGTTCTATAAATGTAGTACTAGGATATCACCTCATAAATGATATAAGCTTTTCATTGGAGTATAGGTATATAATATATCAGCTTGAGCAACTTTCCGATCGTGAAGGATGGTTTAATCTCTCCTCCCTAGGTGTTATGAAAAATAGTATCTTCGTTTGGGATTATTCACTAGATAATATACTGTTTCTTCATAGCAAAGGCGTAAAAAATACAAAATTATTGCCTATCGGCTTTCATGAGAAGCTAGAAACAATTGTTCCATCTATTCCTGAAGTTGATGTGTTATTTTATGGATCAACTAATCACCGAAGGAACTCTATCTTACATGAGCTTTCGAAAGACTACAATGTTGTTCACATTTTTGGTGTTTATGGGGAACAGCGCGATGCTTTTATTGCAAAATCAAGAATTATTATGAACATTCACTACTATGAAAGTCAAGTTATGGAACAGGTTCGTATATCTTACTTATTGAACAACCACTGCTTTGTTATTTCTGAAGACTCCCCTAATAATCCTTATCTTGAAGGTATTATTTCCGTGCCCTATGAAATGCTGGTTGATTGCTGTCAATACTATATAGATCAACCTGAAGAGCGTTACCAAATCGCAGATGAGGGATATAAATTCTTTCAGAAACTTCCCATGACTAGCTATCTTAGTAAAGTTCTTTAA